Proteins from a genomic interval of Equus quagga isolate Etosha38 chromosome 13, UCLA_HA_Equagga_1.0, whole genome shotgun sequence:
- the LOC124250476 gene encoding SLAM family member 8-like isoform X2 has product MGPCSEDTPLCWASWILGFSSLLLSVCSIGVKSSVAHGAGVQDSGVHVPLKEIQGGSVLFHVIKEPGTKLEEISWGFGPDVNYTVILRVHNGLEETPTWVCFDDKYKHRVHVPNMTSLRIENLTRGDSGQYRARAILTGGMESNQIFYLTVYEPVPLPQILVQSLSITPRWCSVILECRAAGVTEDLNVTWESKGLPRELEQKGTPGPAPNSWTLAVNLPLHQPSASLTCVVSNSEDQKTVTSALGEVCAHDSHGQAIAGPLRAILGTIVAVLLILGAGLCLWKTLGGRRQRLQEGLDE; this is encoded by the exons GTGTCTGCAGCATTGGGGTCAAAAGTTCTGTAGCACATGGTGCTGGAGTTCAGGATTCTGGAGTCCACGTTCCTTTGAAGGAGATCCAAGGAGGGTCTGTGTTGTTTCATGTGATCAAGGAACCAGGAACCAAGCTGGAGGAGATCTCGTGGGGCTTTGGCCCTGACGTAAATTACACAGTCATCCTGCGAGTCCATAATGGGTTGGAAGAGACTCCAACCTGGGTCTGCTTTGACGACAAGTACAAGCATAGGGTCCACGTGCCCAATATGACATCCCTGAGGATTGAGAACTTGACGCGTGGTGACAGTGGGCAGTACCGGGCTCGAGCCATCTTAACTGGGGGAATGGAATCTAACCAGATTTTCTACCTCACTGTCTATG AACCTGTGCCCCTTCCCCAGATCCTGGTCCAGTCACTGTCCATCACACCACGCTGGTGCAGCGTCATCTTAGAGTGCAGGGCTGCTGGGGTCACAGAGGACCTGAATGTGACCTGGGAAAGCAAAGGCCTCCCCAGGGAGCTGGAGCAGAAAGGGACACCAGGACCAGCCCCCAATTCCTGGACCCTGGCTGTTAATCTGCCTCTGCACCAGCCCAGTGCCAGCCTCACCTGTGTGGTCAGCAACTCCGAGGACCAGAAAACTGTCACCTCAGCCCTTGGGGAGGTCTGTGCCCACG ATTCACATGGACAAGCCATTGCTGGCCCCCTACGAGCCATCCTAGGGACCATCGTGGCCGTGCTGTTGATCCTCGGGGCTGGACTGTGCCTTTGGAAGACACTGGGAGGAAGACGACAGAGACTGCAAGAG GGTCTAGATGAATGA